A segment of the Gossypium hirsutum isolate 1008001.06 chromosome D10, Gossypium_hirsutum_v2.1, whole genome shotgun sequence genome:
TAGAAAAACATATTTATGTCTGCAGATTGTGGCATTTTTAATACGTGGAGTTATGATTTCTTTAAAATCTTATGaatatgattttgttttaattacttGTATTTGCTATAGTAGATTTTTTACAATATGTTAGaatctcttctcttcttttttttctttaaaaaatcaatatatttttatgtttcaaaagaaatgtttcaaaaaaatcagtaTAACTCATTTGGTTACTTATGCCTCGTTTGTTCGCCATGGATTTCTTGTTTTTATATTGTACAGCAGAGCATTTTTTGACAAGAGAATCTCACAAGAGGTCAGCGGAGATGCTCTTGGAGAGGTATGCTTTTTCCAAAATTGGATTCAATGGAGTATTATTGTTTGTTCTTAGTTTCACAAAAGACGTTTTACTTTTTTGGCAGGAATTCAAGGGCTATGTTTTCAAAATCAAGGGAGGATGTGATAAGCAGGGATTCCCAATGAAACAGGGAGTGTTAATTCCTGGTTGTATCTGTCTCTTGCTCCACAGAGGTTGGTTTGATTATATGAgttaaattatgtgaattatgtgaGTTAAAttatgtgaatggtgtttgatTATATGAGTTATAAATTATGTGAATTGAATGCTCCATGATGATTAGTTTTTGCTAAATCGGTTGGGATACTTTTTTCTGCTCAGAGGATATAACCAGGCATTTCTGAATAGTTTTGCCATTATTTTCTGAATCTTCTAAGCGAGTTTGTGACGTTCATATGGATGATACCCATAGGCCTTCGCATGGACAGTTTTTTAGGCCTTCGAATggctctttctttttatttttttctatgatttttttgtgttttttgtttAGAAGGAAAAACTTAGTTTGTCCCTTATTTGCATTGTAGGTATGTGCACCTGTAtagtaaaaatatgtaaaaaaatataattagatttgtaaaaatatataaatataaaaaatacattaaagttgaattataaaattataaaaaatttgaaggtaATCCATTGAAAGGGGTGGAGTCCCTGTATTTTGTGAAATACAAATTGGGCATCCATGTATGTATTGGTGTGTATTACTTGAAAAGCAAGGAGTTTAGAAGGGTTGGTTTATTTATT
Coding sequences within it:
- the LOC107914425 gene encoding 40S ribosomal protein S6-1-like isoform X1; this translates as MKPGKIRKLLFWLLAQLVKVALMVFILICLSRAFFDKRISQEVSGDALGEEFKGYVFKIKGGCDKQGFPMKQGVLIPGCICLLLHRGYLC
- the LOC107914425 gene encoding 40S ribosomal protein S6-1-like isoform X2, yielding MKPGKIRKLLFWLLAQLVKVALMVFILICLRAFFDKRISQEVSGDALGEEFKGYVFKIKGGCDKQGFPMKQGVLIPGCICLLLHRGYLC